A genome region from Prionailurus bengalensis isolate Pbe53 chromosome B4, Fcat_Pben_1.1_paternal_pri, whole genome shotgun sequence includes the following:
- the USP5 gene encoding ubiquitin carboxyl-terminal hydrolase 5 isoform X4: MHLTSRAHWTARLGGGGLGTVGAAVCGGAAAGVMAELSEEALLSVLPTIRVPKAGDRVHKDECAFSFDTPESEGGLYICMNTFLGFGKQYVERHFNKTGQRVYLHLRRTRRPKEEDTTTGTGDPPRKKPTRLAIGVEGGFDLSEEKYEYDEDVKIVILPDYLEIARDGLGGLPDIVRDRVTSAVEALLSADSASRKQEVQAWDGEVRQVSKHAFNLKQLDNPARIPPCGWKCSKCDMRENLWLNLTDGSILCGRRYFDGSGGNNHAVEHYRETNYPLAVKLGTITPDGADVYSYDEDDMVLDPNLAEHLSHFGIDMLKMQKTDKTMTELEIDMNQRIGEWELIQESSVPLKPLFGPGYTGIRNLGNSCYLNSVVQVLFSIPDFQRKYVDKLEKIFQNAPTDPTQDFSTQVAKLGHGLLSGEYSKPALESGDGEQVPEQKEVQDGIAPRMFKALIGKGHPEFSTNRQQDAQEFFLHLINMVERNCRSSENPNEVFRFLVEEKIKCLATEKVKYTQRVDYIMQLPVPMDAALNKEELLEYEEKKRQAEEEKLPLPELVRAQVPFSSCLEAYGAPEQVDDFWSTALQAKSVAVKTTRFASFPDYLVIQIKKFTFGLDWVPKKLDVSIEMPEELDISQLRGTGLQPGEEELPDIAPPLVTPDEPKAPMLDESVIIQLVEMGFPMDACRKAVYYTGNSGAEAAMNWVMSHMDDPDFANPLILPGSSGPGSTSAAADPPPEDCVSTIVSMGFSRDQALKALRATNNSLERAVDWIFSHIDDLDAEAAMDISEGRSAADSISESVPVGPKVRDGPGKYQLFAFISHMGTSTMCGHYVCHIKKEGRWVIYNDQKVCASEKPPKDLGYIYFYQRVAS, translated from the exons TTCTCCTTCGACACACCG GAGTCTGAGGGTGGCCTCTACATCTGCATGAACACATTCCTGGGCTTTGGGAAACAGTATGTGGAGAGACATTTCAACAAGACGGGCCAGCGCGTCTACCTGCACCTCCGGAGGACCCGGCGCCCG AAAGAGGAGGACACCACGACAGGCACTGGAGACCCCCCCCGAAAGAAGCCCACCCGGCTGGCTATTG GTGTTGAAGGCGGGTTTGACCTCAGCGAGGAGAAGTATGAATATGATGAGGATGTGAAGATTGTTATTTTGCCGGATTACCTGGAGATTGCCCGAGATGGGTTGGGGGGACTGCCTGACATTGTCAGAGACCGG GTGACCAGTGCGGTGGAGGCCCTACTGTCAGCCGACTCGGCCTCCCGCAAGCAGGAGGTGCAGGCCTGGGATGGGGAAGTACGGCAGGTGTCTAAGCATGCCTTCAACCTCAAGCAGCTGGACAACCCTGCTCGAATCCCTCCCTG CGGCTGGAAGTGTTCCAAGTGTGACATGAGAGAGAACCTGTGGCTCAACCTGACAGACGGCTCCATTCTCTGTGGCCGCCGCTACTTCGATGGCAGTGGGGGCAACAACCACGCCGTGGAACACTACAGAGAGACCAACTACCCGCTGGCCGTCAAGCTGGGCACCATCACACCTGATGGAGCCG ATGTGTACTCCTATGATGAGGATGACATGGTCCTGGACCCCAACCTGGCTGAGCACCTGTCCCACTTCGGCATCGACATGCTGAAGATGCAGAAG ACGGACAAGACCATGACTGAGTTGGAGATAGATATGAACCAGCGGATTGGCGAATGGGAGCTGATCCAGGAGTCGAGTGTGCCACTGAAGCCCCTGTTTGGGCCTGGCTACACGGGCATCCGGAACCTGGGTAACAGCTGCTACCTCAACTCCGTGGTCCAGGTCCTCTTCAGCATCCCCGACTTCCAGAGGAA GTATGTGGACAAGCTGGAGAAGATCTTCCAGAATGCCCCGACGGACCCTACCCAGGACTTCAGCACCCAGGT GGCCAAACTGGGCCATGGCCTTCTCTCGGGAGAATATTCCAAGCCAGCACTGGAGTCAGGCGATGGGGAGCAGGTGCCAGAACAAAAG GAAGTTCAAGATGGCATTGCCCCTCGGATGTTCAAGGCCCTCATTGGCAAGGGTCACCCCGAGTTCTCCACCAACCGGCAGCAGGATGCCCAGGAGTTCTTTCTTCACCTCATCAACATGGTGGAG AGGAATTGCCGGAGCTCTGAAAATCCTAACGAAGTGTTCCGCTTCTTGGTGGAGGAAAAGATCAAGTGCCTGGCCACAGAGAAGGTGAAGTACACCCAGCGAGTGGACTACATCATGCAGCTGCCTGTGCCCATGGACGCGGCCCTTAACAAAG AGGAGCTTCTGGAGTATGAGGAAAAGAAGCGGCAAGCCGAAGAGGAGAAGCTGCCACTACCAGAACTGGTTCGGGCTCAGGTGCCCTTCAGCTCCTGCCTGGAGGCCTATGGGGCCCCTGAGCAGGTGGACGACTTTTGGAGCACCGCCCTGCAGGCCAAATCGGTAGCCGTCAA GACCACACGATTTGCCTCTTTCCCTGACTACCTGGTCATCCAGATCAAGAAGTTCACCTTTGGCTTGGACTGGGTGCCCAAGAAACTGG ATGTGTCCATTGAGATGCCCGAGGAACTAGACATCTCCCAGTTGAGGGGTACAGGGCTGCAGCCTGGAGAGGAGGAGCTGCCTGACATTGCCCCACCCCTGGTCACTCCGGATGAGCCCAAAG CACCCATGTTGGACGAGTCCGTCATTATCCAGCTGGTGGAGATGGGCTTCCCTATGGACGCCTGCCGCAAAGCCGTCTACTACACAGGCAACAGTGGGGCTGAGGCTGCCATGAACTGGGTCATGTCACACATGGACGATCCAG ATTTCGCAAACCCCCTCATCCTGCCTGGCTCCAGCGGGCCTGGTTCCACCAGTGCGGCAGCTGACCCCCCGCCGGAAGACTGCGTGAGCACCATCGTCTCCATGGGCTTCTCCCGGGACCAGGCCCTGAAAGCTCTTCGGGCCACG AACAATAGTTTAGAAAGGGCTGTGGACTGGATCTTCAGTCACATTGATGACCTGGATGCGGAAGCCGCCATGGACATCTCGGAGGGCCGCTCGGCTGCTGACTCCATCTCCGAGTCTGTACCAGTGGGACCTAAAGTCCGGGATGGCCCTGGAA AGTATCAGCTCTTTGCCTTCATCAGCCACATGGGCACCTCTACCATGTGTGGTCACTATGTCTGCCACATCAAGAAGGAAGGCAG ATGGGTGATCTACAATGACCAGAAAGTGTGTGCCTCTGAGAAGCCGCCCAAGGACCTGGGCTACATCTACTTCTACCAGAGAGTGGCCAGCTAA
- the USP5 gene encoding ubiquitin carboxyl-terminal hydrolase 5 isoform X1 — protein MHLTSRAHWTARLGGGGLGTVGAAVCGGAAAGVMAELSEEALLSVLPTIRVPKAGDRVHKDECAFSFDTPESEGGLYICMNTFLGFGKQYVERHFNKTGQRVYLHLRRTRRPKEEDTTTGTGDPPRKKPTRLAIGVEGGFDLSEEKYEYDEDVKIVILPDYLEIARDGLGGLPDIVRDRVTSAVEALLSADSASRKQEVQAWDGEVRQVSKHAFNLKQLDNPARIPPCGWKCSKCDMRENLWLNLTDGSILCGRRYFDGSGGNNHAVEHYRETNYPLAVKLGTITPDGADVYSYDEDDMVLDPNLAEHLSHFGIDMLKMQKTDKTMTELEIDMNQRIGEWELIQESSVPLKPLFGPGYTGIRNLGNSCYLNSVVQVLFSIPDFQRKYVDKLEKIFQNAPTDPTQDFSTQVYVARAKLGHGLLSGEYSKPALESGDGEQVPEQKEVQDGIAPRMFKALIGKGHPEFSTNRQQDAQEFFLHLINMVERNCRSSENPNEVFRFLVEEKIKCLATEKVKYTQRVDYIMQLPVPMDAALNKEELLEYEEKKRQAEEEKLPLPELVRAQVPFSSCLEAYGAPEQVDDFWSTALQAKSVAVKTTRFASFPDYLVIQIKKFTFGLDWVPKKLDVSIEMPEELDISQLRGTGLQPGEEELPDIAPPLVTPDEPKGSLGFYGNEDEDSFCSPHFSSPTSPMLDESVIIQLVEMGFPMDACRKAVYYTGNSGAEAAMNWVMSHMDDPDFANPLILPGSSGPGSTSAAADPPPEDCVSTIVSMGFSRDQALKALRATNNSLERAVDWIFSHIDDLDAEAAMDISEGRSAADSISESVPVGPKVRDGPGKYQLFAFISHMGTSTMCGHYVCHIKKEGRWVIYNDQKVCASEKPPKDLGYIYFYQRVAS, from the exons TTCTCCTTCGACACACCG GAGTCTGAGGGTGGCCTCTACATCTGCATGAACACATTCCTGGGCTTTGGGAAACAGTATGTGGAGAGACATTTCAACAAGACGGGCCAGCGCGTCTACCTGCACCTCCGGAGGACCCGGCGCCCG AAAGAGGAGGACACCACGACAGGCACTGGAGACCCCCCCCGAAAGAAGCCCACCCGGCTGGCTATTG GTGTTGAAGGCGGGTTTGACCTCAGCGAGGAGAAGTATGAATATGATGAGGATGTGAAGATTGTTATTTTGCCGGATTACCTGGAGATTGCCCGAGATGGGTTGGGGGGACTGCCTGACATTGTCAGAGACCGG GTGACCAGTGCGGTGGAGGCCCTACTGTCAGCCGACTCGGCCTCCCGCAAGCAGGAGGTGCAGGCCTGGGATGGGGAAGTACGGCAGGTGTCTAAGCATGCCTTCAACCTCAAGCAGCTGGACAACCCTGCTCGAATCCCTCCCTG CGGCTGGAAGTGTTCCAAGTGTGACATGAGAGAGAACCTGTGGCTCAACCTGACAGACGGCTCCATTCTCTGTGGCCGCCGCTACTTCGATGGCAGTGGGGGCAACAACCACGCCGTGGAACACTACAGAGAGACCAACTACCCGCTGGCCGTCAAGCTGGGCACCATCACACCTGATGGAGCCG ATGTGTACTCCTATGATGAGGATGACATGGTCCTGGACCCCAACCTGGCTGAGCACCTGTCCCACTTCGGCATCGACATGCTGAAGATGCAGAAG ACGGACAAGACCATGACTGAGTTGGAGATAGATATGAACCAGCGGATTGGCGAATGGGAGCTGATCCAGGAGTCGAGTGTGCCACTGAAGCCCCTGTTTGGGCCTGGCTACACGGGCATCCGGAACCTGGGTAACAGCTGCTACCTCAACTCCGTGGTCCAGGTCCTCTTCAGCATCCCCGACTTCCAGAGGAA GTATGTGGACAAGCTGGAGAAGATCTTCCAGAATGCCCCGACGGACCCTACCCAGGACTTCAGCACCCAGGTGTATGTAGCCAG GGCCAAACTGGGCCATGGCCTTCTCTCGGGAGAATATTCCAAGCCAGCACTGGAGTCAGGCGATGGGGAGCAGGTGCCAGAACAAAAG GAAGTTCAAGATGGCATTGCCCCTCGGATGTTCAAGGCCCTCATTGGCAAGGGTCACCCCGAGTTCTCCACCAACCGGCAGCAGGATGCCCAGGAGTTCTTTCTTCACCTCATCAACATGGTGGAG AGGAATTGCCGGAGCTCTGAAAATCCTAACGAAGTGTTCCGCTTCTTGGTGGAGGAAAAGATCAAGTGCCTGGCCACAGAGAAGGTGAAGTACACCCAGCGAGTGGACTACATCATGCAGCTGCCTGTGCCCATGGACGCGGCCCTTAACAAAG AGGAGCTTCTGGAGTATGAGGAAAAGAAGCGGCAAGCCGAAGAGGAGAAGCTGCCACTACCAGAACTGGTTCGGGCTCAGGTGCCCTTCAGCTCCTGCCTGGAGGCCTATGGGGCCCCTGAGCAGGTGGACGACTTTTGGAGCACCGCCCTGCAGGCCAAATCGGTAGCCGTCAA GACCACACGATTTGCCTCTTTCCCTGACTACCTGGTCATCCAGATCAAGAAGTTCACCTTTGGCTTGGACTGGGTGCCCAAGAAACTGG ATGTGTCCATTGAGATGCCCGAGGAACTAGACATCTCCCAGTTGAGGGGTACAGGGCTGCAGCCTGGAGAGGAGGAGCTGCCTGACATTGCCCCACCCCTGGTCACTCCGGATGAGCCCAAAGGTAGCCTTGGTTTCTATGGCAACGAAGACGAAGACTCCTTCTGCTCCCCTCACTTCTCCTCTCCGACAT CACCCATGTTGGACGAGTCCGTCATTATCCAGCTGGTGGAGATGGGCTTCCCTATGGACGCCTGCCGCAAAGCCGTCTACTACACAGGCAACAGTGGGGCTGAGGCTGCCATGAACTGGGTCATGTCACACATGGACGATCCAG ATTTCGCAAACCCCCTCATCCTGCCTGGCTCCAGCGGGCCTGGTTCCACCAGTGCGGCAGCTGACCCCCCGCCGGAAGACTGCGTGAGCACCATCGTCTCCATGGGCTTCTCCCGGGACCAGGCCCTGAAAGCTCTTCGGGCCACG AACAATAGTTTAGAAAGGGCTGTGGACTGGATCTTCAGTCACATTGATGACCTGGATGCGGAAGCCGCCATGGACATCTCGGAGGGCCGCTCGGCTGCTGACTCCATCTCCGAGTCTGTACCAGTGGGACCTAAAGTCCGGGATGGCCCTGGAA AGTATCAGCTCTTTGCCTTCATCAGCCACATGGGCACCTCTACCATGTGTGGTCACTATGTCTGCCACATCAAGAAGGAAGGCAG ATGGGTGATCTACAATGACCAGAAAGTGTGTGCCTCTGAGAAGCCGCCCAAGGACCTGGGCTACATCTACTTCTACCAGAGAGTGGCCAGCTAA
- the USP5 gene encoding ubiquitin carboxyl-terminal hydrolase 5 isoform X3, with protein MHLTSRAHWTARLGGGGLGTVGAAVCGGAAAGVMAELSEEALLSVLPTIRVPKAGDRVHKDECAFSFDTPESEGGLYICMNTFLGFGKQYVERHFNKTGQRVYLHLRRTRRPKEEDTTTGTGDPPRKKPTRLAIGVEGGFDLSEEKYEYDEDVKIVILPDYLEIARDGLGGLPDIVRDRVTSAVEALLSADSASRKQEVQAWDGEVRQVSKHAFNLKQLDNPARIPPCGWKCSKCDMRENLWLNLTDGSILCGRRYFDGSGGNNHAVEHYRETNYPLAVKLGTITPDGADVYSYDEDDMVLDPNLAEHLSHFGIDMLKMQKTDKTMTELEIDMNQRIGEWELIQESSVPLKPLFGPGYTGIRNLGNSCYLNSVVQVLFSIPDFQRKYVDKLEKIFQNAPTDPTQDFSTQVYVARAKLGHGLLSGEYSKPALESGDGEQVPEQKEVQDGIAPRMFKALIGKGHPEFSTNRQQDAQEFFLHLINMVERNCRSSENPNEVFRFLVEEKIKCLATEKVKYTQRVDYIMQLPVPMDAALNKEELLEYEEKKRQAEEEKLPLPELVRAQVPFSSCLEAYGAPEQVDDFWSTALQAKSVAVKTTRFASFPDYLVIQIKKFTFGLDWVPKKLDVSIEMPEELDISQLRGTGLQPGEEELPDIAPPLVTPDEPKAPMLDESVIIQLVEMGFPMDACRKAVYYTGNSGAEAAMNWVMSHMDDPDFANPLILPGSSGPGSTSAAADPPPEDCVSTIVSMGFSRDQALKALRATNNSLERAVDWIFSHIDDLDAEAAMDISEGRSAADSISESVPVGPKVRDGPGKYQLFAFISHMGTSTMCGHYVCHIKKEGRWVIYNDQKVCASEKPPKDLGYIYFYQRVAS; from the exons TTCTCCTTCGACACACCG GAGTCTGAGGGTGGCCTCTACATCTGCATGAACACATTCCTGGGCTTTGGGAAACAGTATGTGGAGAGACATTTCAACAAGACGGGCCAGCGCGTCTACCTGCACCTCCGGAGGACCCGGCGCCCG AAAGAGGAGGACACCACGACAGGCACTGGAGACCCCCCCCGAAAGAAGCCCACCCGGCTGGCTATTG GTGTTGAAGGCGGGTTTGACCTCAGCGAGGAGAAGTATGAATATGATGAGGATGTGAAGATTGTTATTTTGCCGGATTACCTGGAGATTGCCCGAGATGGGTTGGGGGGACTGCCTGACATTGTCAGAGACCGG GTGACCAGTGCGGTGGAGGCCCTACTGTCAGCCGACTCGGCCTCCCGCAAGCAGGAGGTGCAGGCCTGGGATGGGGAAGTACGGCAGGTGTCTAAGCATGCCTTCAACCTCAAGCAGCTGGACAACCCTGCTCGAATCCCTCCCTG CGGCTGGAAGTGTTCCAAGTGTGACATGAGAGAGAACCTGTGGCTCAACCTGACAGACGGCTCCATTCTCTGTGGCCGCCGCTACTTCGATGGCAGTGGGGGCAACAACCACGCCGTGGAACACTACAGAGAGACCAACTACCCGCTGGCCGTCAAGCTGGGCACCATCACACCTGATGGAGCCG ATGTGTACTCCTATGATGAGGATGACATGGTCCTGGACCCCAACCTGGCTGAGCACCTGTCCCACTTCGGCATCGACATGCTGAAGATGCAGAAG ACGGACAAGACCATGACTGAGTTGGAGATAGATATGAACCAGCGGATTGGCGAATGGGAGCTGATCCAGGAGTCGAGTGTGCCACTGAAGCCCCTGTTTGGGCCTGGCTACACGGGCATCCGGAACCTGGGTAACAGCTGCTACCTCAACTCCGTGGTCCAGGTCCTCTTCAGCATCCCCGACTTCCAGAGGAA GTATGTGGACAAGCTGGAGAAGATCTTCCAGAATGCCCCGACGGACCCTACCCAGGACTTCAGCACCCAGGTGTATGTAGCCAG GGCCAAACTGGGCCATGGCCTTCTCTCGGGAGAATATTCCAAGCCAGCACTGGAGTCAGGCGATGGGGAGCAGGTGCCAGAACAAAAG GAAGTTCAAGATGGCATTGCCCCTCGGATGTTCAAGGCCCTCATTGGCAAGGGTCACCCCGAGTTCTCCACCAACCGGCAGCAGGATGCCCAGGAGTTCTTTCTTCACCTCATCAACATGGTGGAG AGGAATTGCCGGAGCTCTGAAAATCCTAACGAAGTGTTCCGCTTCTTGGTGGAGGAAAAGATCAAGTGCCTGGCCACAGAGAAGGTGAAGTACACCCAGCGAGTGGACTACATCATGCAGCTGCCTGTGCCCATGGACGCGGCCCTTAACAAAG AGGAGCTTCTGGAGTATGAGGAAAAGAAGCGGCAAGCCGAAGAGGAGAAGCTGCCACTACCAGAACTGGTTCGGGCTCAGGTGCCCTTCAGCTCCTGCCTGGAGGCCTATGGGGCCCCTGAGCAGGTGGACGACTTTTGGAGCACCGCCCTGCAGGCCAAATCGGTAGCCGTCAA GACCACACGATTTGCCTCTTTCCCTGACTACCTGGTCATCCAGATCAAGAAGTTCACCTTTGGCTTGGACTGGGTGCCCAAGAAACTGG ATGTGTCCATTGAGATGCCCGAGGAACTAGACATCTCCCAGTTGAGGGGTACAGGGCTGCAGCCTGGAGAGGAGGAGCTGCCTGACATTGCCCCACCCCTGGTCACTCCGGATGAGCCCAAAG CACCCATGTTGGACGAGTCCGTCATTATCCAGCTGGTGGAGATGGGCTTCCCTATGGACGCCTGCCGCAAAGCCGTCTACTACACAGGCAACAGTGGGGCTGAGGCTGCCATGAACTGGGTCATGTCACACATGGACGATCCAG ATTTCGCAAACCCCCTCATCCTGCCTGGCTCCAGCGGGCCTGGTTCCACCAGTGCGGCAGCTGACCCCCCGCCGGAAGACTGCGTGAGCACCATCGTCTCCATGGGCTTCTCCCGGGACCAGGCCCTGAAAGCTCTTCGGGCCACG AACAATAGTTTAGAAAGGGCTGTGGACTGGATCTTCAGTCACATTGATGACCTGGATGCGGAAGCCGCCATGGACATCTCGGAGGGCCGCTCGGCTGCTGACTCCATCTCCGAGTCTGTACCAGTGGGACCTAAAGTCCGGGATGGCCCTGGAA AGTATCAGCTCTTTGCCTTCATCAGCCACATGGGCACCTCTACCATGTGTGGTCACTATGTCTGCCACATCAAGAAGGAAGGCAG ATGGGTGATCTACAATGACCAGAAAGTGTGTGCCTCTGAGAAGCCGCCCAAGGACCTGGGCTACATCTACTTCTACCAGAGAGTGGCCAGCTAA
- the USP5 gene encoding ubiquitin carboxyl-terminal hydrolase 5 isoform X2: MHLTSRAHWTARLGGGGLGTVGAAVCGGAAAGVMAELSEEALLSVLPTIRVPKAGDRVHKDECAFSFDTPESEGGLYICMNTFLGFGKQYVERHFNKTGQRVYLHLRRTRRPKEEDTTTGTGDPPRKKPTRLAIGVEGGFDLSEEKYEYDEDVKIVILPDYLEIARDGLGGLPDIVRDRVTSAVEALLSADSASRKQEVQAWDGEVRQVSKHAFNLKQLDNPARIPPCGWKCSKCDMRENLWLNLTDGSILCGRRYFDGSGGNNHAVEHYRETNYPLAVKLGTITPDGADVYSYDEDDMVLDPNLAEHLSHFGIDMLKMQKTDKTMTELEIDMNQRIGEWELIQESSVPLKPLFGPGYTGIRNLGNSCYLNSVVQVLFSIPDFQRKYVDKLEKIFQNAPTDPTQDFSTQVAKLGHGLLSGEYSKPALESGDGEQVPEQKEVQDGIAPRMFKALIGKGHPEFSTNRQQDAQEFFLHLINMVERNCRSSENPNEVFRFLVEEKIKCLATEKVKYTQRVDYIMQLPVPMDAALNKEELLEYEEKKRQAEEEKLPLPELVRAQVPFSSCLEAYGAPEQVDDFWSTALQAKSVAVKTTRFASFPDYLVIQIKKFTFGLDWVPKKLDVSIEMPEELDISQLRGTGLQPGEEELPDIAPPLVTPDEPKGSLGFYGNEDEDSFCSPHFSSPTSPMLDESVIIQLVEMGFPMDACRKAVYYTGNSGAEAAMNWVMSHMDDPDFANPLILPGSSGPGSTSAAADPPPEDCVSTIVSMGFSRDQALKALRATNNSLERAVDWIFSHIDDLDAEAAMDISEGRSAADSISESVPVGPKVRDGPGKYQLFAFISHMGTSTMCGHYVCHIKKEGRWVIYNDQKVCASEKPPKDLGYIYFYQRVAS; the protein is encoded by the exons TTCTCCTTCGACACACCG GAGTCTGAGGGTGGCCTCTACATCTGCATGAACACATTCCTGGGCTTTGGGAAACAGTATGTGGAGAGACATTTCAACAAGACGGGCCAGCGCGTCTACCTGCACCTCCGGAGGACCCGGCGCCCG AAAGAGGAGGACACCACGACAGGCACTGGAGACCCCCCCCGAAAGAAGCCCACCCGGCTGGCTATTG GTGTTGAAGGCGGGTTTGACCTCAGCGAGGAGAAGTATGAATATGATGAGGATGTGAAGATTGTTATTTTGCCGGATTACCTGGAGATTGCCCGAGATGGGTTGGGGGGACTGCCTGACATTGTCAGAGACCGG GTGACCAGTGCGGTGGAGGCCCTACTGTCAGCCGACTCGGCCTCCCGCAAGCAGGAGGTGCAGGCCTGGGATGGGGAAGTACGGCAGGTGTCTAAGCATGCCTTCAACCTCAAGCAGCTGGACAACCCTGCTCGAATCCCTCCCTG CGGCTGGAAGTGTTCCAAGTGTGACATGAGAGAGAACCTGTGGCTCAACCTGACAGACGGCTCCATTCTCTGTGGCCGCCGCTACTTCGATGGCAGTGGGGGCAACAACCACGCCGTGGAACACTACAGAGAGACCAACTACCCGCTGGCCGTCAAGCTGGGCACCATCACACCTGATGGAGCCG ATGTGTACTCCTATGATGAGGATGACATGGTCCTGGACCCCAACCTGGCTGAGCACCTGTCCCACTTCGGCATCGACATGCTGAAGATGCAGAAG ACGGACAAGACCATGACTGAGTTGGAGATAGATATGAACCAGCGGATTGGCGAATGGGAGCTGATCCAGGAGTCGAGTGTGCCACTGAAGCCCCTGTTTGGGCCTGGCTACACGGGCATCCGGAACCTGGGTAACAGCTGCTACCTCAACTCCGTGGTCCAGGTCCTCTTCAGCATCCCCGACTTCCAGAGGAA GTATGTGGACAAGCTGGAGAAGATCTTCCAGAATGCCCCGACGGACCCTACCCAGGACTTCAGCACCCAGGT GGCCAAACTGGGCCATGGCCTTCTCTCGGGAGAATATTCCAAGCCAGCACTGGAGTCAGGCGATGGGGAGCAGGTGCCAGAACAAAAG GAAGTTCAAGATGGCATTGCCCCTCGGATGTTCAAGGCCCTCATTGGCAAGGGTCACCCCGAGTTCTCCACCAACCGGCAGCAGGATGCCCAGGAGTTCTTTCTTCACCTCATCAACATGGTGGAG AGGAATTGCCGGAGCTCTGAAAATCCTAACGAAGTGTTCCGCTTCTTGGTGGAGGAAAAGATCAAGTGCCTGGCCACAGAGAAGGTGAAGTACACCCAGCGAGTGGACTACATCATGCAGCTGCCTGTGCCCATGGACGCGGCCCTTAACAAAG AGGAGCTTCTGGAGTATGAGGAAAAGAAGCGGCAAGCCGAAGAGGAGAAGCTGCCACTACCAGAACTGGTTCGGGCTCAGGTGCCCTTCAGCTCCTGCCTGGAGGCCTATGGGGCCCCTGAGCAGGTGGACGACTTTTGGAGCACCGCCCTGCAGGCCAAATCGGTAGCCGTCAA GACCACACGATTTGCCTCTTTCCCTGACTACCTGGTCATCCAGATCAAGAAGTTCACCTTTGGCTTGGACTGGGTGCCCAAGAAACTGG ATGTGTCCATTGAGATGCCCGAGGAACTAGACATCTCCCAGTTGAGGGGTACAGGGCTGCAGCCTGGAGAGGAGGAGCTGCCTGACATTGCCCCACCCCTGGTCACTCCGGATGAGCCCAAAGGTAGCCTTGGTTTCTATGGCAACGAAGACGAAGACTCCTTCTGCTCCCCTCACTTCTCCTCTCCGACAT CACCCATGTTGGACGAGTCCGTCATTATCCAGCTGGTGGAGATGGGCTTCCCTATGGACGCCTGCCGCAAAGCCGTCTACTACACAGGCAACAGTGGGGCTGAGGCTGCCATGAACTGGGTCATGTCACACATGGACGATCCAG ATTTCGCAAACCCCCTCATCCTGCCTGGCTCCAGCGGGCCTGGTTCCACCAGTGCGGCAGCTGACCCCCCGCCGGAAGACTGCGTGAGCACCATCGTCTCCATGGGCTTCTCCCGGGACCAGGCCCTGAAAGCTCTTCGGGCCACG AACAATAGTTTAGAAAGGGCTGTGGACTGGATCTTCAGTCACATTGATGACCTGGATGCGGAAGCCGCCATGGACATCTCGGAGGGCCGCTCGGCTGCTGACTCCATCTCCGAGTCTGTACCAGTGGGACCTAAAGTCCGGGATGGCCCTGGAA AGTATCAGCTCTTTGCCTTCATCAGCCACATGGGCACCTCTACCATGTGTGGTCACTATGTCTGCCACATCAAGAAGGAAGGCAG ATGGGTGATCTACAATGACCAGAAAGTGTGTGCCTCTGAGAAGCCGCCCAAGGACCTGGGCTACATCTACTTCTACCAGAGAGTGGCCAGCTAA